The Cylindrospermum stagnale PCC 7417 genome segment TAATCAGTGTATTGATTATTGGCAAACAGCTTTTGAGCAAACTCCGTCGCAATATCTCCCACAGTCACAGCCTGCATTGGAAAAACATCAATTACACCCGACTCCTTAGTTGCAAAGAAATCTGCAATGCACAAACGGCGTAGGGATTTCTGTCTCGGAAACTCGAAGGTGGTGACGGGTTGTAGAGACGTTGCATGCAACGTCTCTACATCTTTGGGATTATAAATCAACAAAGTATTCCCCTCAGACTGACAAGGGAAATACCCATAAACCACTTGAGGATGCAACAGATTTTCCTCAATAATTCGCTGCTTCCAACTCTCCAGAACCGGATAAACTTTCTCAGCCAAAAACGCCTGATATTCCTCCTTAGATTGCTCCTTAGGTTTGCGGAATTGCCACTGTCCAGCAATCAAAGCTTGCAAATCTAAATACCAGAATAATTCCTCAAGAGAAAAATCACTTGGCTGTAACAACTGCGTTCCCCAAAAAGGCGGAGTTGGACGAGAAATTTCTATCGCCACAGCTTCCGACCGACGGGTATCAACCTCTTTGATTACATCAACATTTTCCCTTGTGGGGTGGGAATCTTTCCCGCCATTTTCGCCACTGGGTTGATGTCCATTTTCCGGCACTTCATCCAAAAAACCCTGCAAATCTTGCCAATTACCTGCAACTTTAGCAGGCATTAATTTATCCATGAAATGCAAATCAGAAAATGCGTCTTTGCCATAAACGACCTTACCCTGATAAGCGTTTTGGCAATCTTCATAGACAAATTTAGGAGTCAACGCTGCACCGCCTAAAATTACAGGAACAGTAATTCCTTTTTCGTTGAATGCCTCCAAATTTTCTTTCATAAAAGCGGTGGATTTCACCAGCAAACCACTCATGGCAATACAATCAGCTTTGTGCTGTTCGTAAGCTTGAATGATGTTTTCTACCGATTGTTTAATTCCCAGGTTAATCACCTTGTAACCGTTGTTAGATAAGATGATATCAACCAAGTTTTTACCAATGTCGTGAACATCACCTTTGACTGTGGCGATGATAAAGGTTCCTTTGGCATTATTGCCAGATTCTGACTTTTCCATGAAAGGTTCTAAATAAGCAACGGCTGCTTTCATGGTTTCGGCAGATTGTAAAACGAAAGGTAGTTGCATTTGTCCAGAACCGAACAACTCACCGACAACTTTCATCCCATCCAGCAAAAAGGTGTTGATAATTTCTAAGGGGGGATATTGTTCTAAGGCTTTTGTCAGTTGTGCTTCTAAACCGATGCGTTCACCATCGATAATATGACGCTTCAGGCGTTCTTCCACGGGTAAACTGGCATCAAGGGAGCGATCGCGTTTTGTCGTCACCCCAGCAAAAACCGTGGTAAGCTCTCCTAAGGGGTCGTATACGCAGACATCACCCTCAAACCGACGCTGATCATAAATCAACTGCCGACAAATCTCTTGATGGCGATCGCTAATCTTAGACAGTGGTAAAATCTTGCTAGCGCTGACAATTGCCGCATCCATACCCGCCGTCATCGCTTCGTGCAAAAATACAGAATTCAGGACAATGCGCGACGCTGGGTTTAAACCAAAAGATATATTAGACACACCCAAAATCACATGACATCCCGGCAACTCTTGGCGAATGCGGCGAATAGCTGTAATGGTGGCTTTGGCGTTTTCCCGGTCTTCTTCAATCCCCGTAGAAATAGGTAAAGCTAGAGTATCAAAGAATATTTCCGTCGGAGCAATCCCATATTCGACAACTTGACGATAGGCGCGTTGGGCAATTTGAAATTTCTTCTCCGCCGTCCGCGCCATGCCATCTTCATCAATTGTACCAATAACCACACCCGCGCCGTAAGTTTTCGCCAACTCCAACACCTTTAAAAAACGCGGTTCCCCGTCTTCATAGTTGGTAGAATTCAGCAAACACTTACCACCCGCGACCTTTAACCCCGCCTCCATCTTTTCCCATTCCGTGGAATCAAGCATCAGCGGCAGTGTCACATTATTAACAACGCGGGAAACCAACTCGTGCATATCACGCACGCCATCACGTCCCACATAATCGACGTTAACATCGAGGATGTGTGCGCCTTCCTTCACTTGTTCCCGCGCCATTGACACCAGTCCATTCCAGTCTTCCCCATTCAGCAAATCGCGGCACTTTTTAGAACCACTGGCGTTAAGACGTTCGCCAACAATCAAGAAAGAATTATCTTGGTCGTAGGGTTGAGTAGAATAAATTGATGCCGCTGCCGGTTCTAAACTCGGCTGTCTCACCTTTGGCTTCAAGTCTTTAGCGATTTCTGCCAACTGTTGAATGTGTTCTGGACGCGTCCCACAGCAACCCCCAATCACTTGGACACCCAAATCTTCAACAAAATGCATCAACGACATCCGTAATTCCATCGGTGTCAGGCGGTAGTGTGCTTGACCGCCGACGTTTTCCGGTAAACCCGCATTGGGAACACAAGAAACAGTAAAAGGCGAATGTTCTGACAGATATTTGATATGTGGCTTCATCAAATCTGGGCCAGTGGCACAATTCAGACCGAGAATATCAATGGGGAAAGGTGCCAAAATCGTCAGGACAGCGCTGATTTCTGTTCCCACCAGCATTGTCCCCATACTTTCCATTGTCACAGAAACCATCAACGGACGTCTTTCTCCCTTGCGAGCAAAAACTTCCTCAATTCCATTTAGCGCCGCTTTGATTTGCAGCACATCTTGGCAAGTTTCCACGAGAAATATATCCACACCACCATCCCACAGCGCTTCTGCTTGTTCCGCAAAAGATGCTTTCAAGGTGTCGAAGTCAATATGTCCCAAGGTAGGGAGTTTGGTTGTGGGGCCAATGGAACCCGCCACAAATCGGGGTTTTTCGGGAGTGGAAAATTCAGCGGCGACACTTTTAGCCAGTTCTACGGCTTTCTTATTTAGATAATAAACCTGATCTGCCAAGTCATATTCTGCCAAGACAATGGAGGTAGCGCCAAAGGTATCCGTTTCAATCACATCAGCACCAGCGGCGAGAAAGTCACGGTGAACCTTGGCGACAGCTTCCGGCTTTGTGTGGATTAGGTATTCGTTACAACCTTCATACTGGGGGCCTCCGAAGTCCTCAGCAGTCAGATTTTGGGTTTGCAGGTTAGTTCCCATTGCACCGTCAAAGACGATAACAGGACGTTCTGGACTATGTAGGCGTTCAAGAAAAGGATGAGTCATATTTTCTACAAGAAAATTGAACTAGTCTTGTTATATACTGCTTCTCGTTTGGATGAAATACACACTGACCTCTCTCCTGTTTATCTAGAGACGTTGCATGCAACGTCTCTACATTGTTTTTTCCCCATTCCCTCTTAGGGAAGGGGGTTAGGGGGTTAGGTGACGCAGTGTACTTGATTCAATCGAGAACCGCTATATTCGACTTAATTCATTATTTTCCAAAATATTGATATTTTGGACAGAACTTTCAGAAATTGGGTATGTGGGAAGGTGATATGAATGAAAATGAAGGGTTTATCCGCTTAACGACTGAGGAAGTAAGGGGTAACTTGCTGGAAATCCTCAGCGGCGTGATGTTGGAGGGAAAGCGCTTTGTCTTGCTTAAAGGTGAGGAAGAAGTTGCAGCTATCATCCCCATCAGGGAGTTTGAACGGCTAGAGTATTTGAAGGAAGAGATTAAACCTTCACCATTTTTACCCAGTGAATATGAATATTATGAAGATGAGAAGGGAATTCACTGCATTCGTCTCAATGAATTTAAAGTTGAGTTTGAGGAAATACTTTTAGAAGTAATGCTTAATGATGAAGTCTTTGGTTTAATTCCCCCCAAGCATTTAGAAATGGGAGAATTTGACACTTTTACACCTGCGGCTATTTTGATGAATATCAATATTTTTTGGTTGCCAGATTACTGGATTAGTGAGAAAAATCGATTAGAGATGTACAGATAGTAATGCATTTGCCATCCTATCTATTTATAATTTGGCGTTGCTGAATTAAAGTATGAAATTCCTAAATCAAGTCTTTAAAACTCTGATCTTTGTTGCGCCTTTGCTACGAGTGCGTGAGACTAAATTCATACTCCTAATCAGCAATCCCTATAATTTTAAATTATGTCCTTACATATTTGCACAATGATTTTGATTGTTTTGTGGGATGGGCATCTTGCCAGTTCTGAATATAGGGTATGGTTTGTGTCATTAAACATGATTCGTGCCTAGGGACATTACCTTTGGCTATGCGAACACCATGCAGCAGAATATAAGCGTTAATATGATTTTTGAGTGTAGCGATGTTGCCTGCATTGTCTCTATATTTGTAGGACAAGGTTTAGAGTGGGTTGCATACAAGCAAGAAGCGCTCTAAGTAAGTAGGTGAAAATAGATCAAACTATGTTAGCTAAAGTAAAAAATGTTGAAATTCGCTCGTAGTGAGGGCTGAAGCCCTTACTACAAACCTTTAATTATTTACGTTGCTATACTTAGTTGCAAGGTGTGAAGATGGTATTTTAAAATTATCGAGATGTGATAGAGCTGAAGCGTTTAAAATGGTCTTGATAGTATTAAAATAACCCTATAGATAGAGGAAGAGGTAGAAAAAAATATCTAACATGCTTTCAGTATACTAGGCTACTTTCTTTCGATATAATCAACATATTAATATTACTTTCAGCAGTTTTATAAGTATAAAAAATGAGATTTAGAGATTGGGCAACTAGAGTAATGCTAATTTTTTTGATGTTCGCTGCTTTGATTTTGGCGTTGTTTATCGGCAAAGGGGCACAACTAAAAAATCAGACAGCAACATTAAACCCAGATGATACAGTCTGGAATCAATACCCAACTGTGCAACTTCAATCAGCGACAGCTTCAGGAGATAAATCTCAAAGTTTGCCTAAATCTCCGCAGAAGACGAATAAGATTGTTGCCAGATATACAACTACTCAAGCTTTTGCTAGATACAAACCTAGTTTTGCAGCGGTTGCGGTTCATCCTAGCAATTATGGAGAACGGTATGCTCAAGATGTTAATGGCGTACCTGTGAATAATCAAGCGATTATCGTTATTCATGAAACTAGTAATTCTGCTTCTAGTGCGATTAATTTTTTTCAAACTCCCCATAGTGATGAAAGTGTCCAAGCAAGTTATCACGCTATGATTAGGCAAGATGGCACGGTGATTTATTTAGTCCCACCTTCTAAGCGGGCTTTTGGTGCTGCTAATTCTATCTTTTATGGGGTTAATGGTGCGGAAACTGTGCAAACTAATCCCAATTTGCCACCATCTGTCAATAATTTTGCTTATCATGTTTCTTTGGAAACGCCACCCGATGCTTGGGGAGATAGCAAAATATCAACCCACAGCGGATATAGTGAAGCTCAATATAATTCTTTGGCTTGGTTAATTGCTCAAAGTCAAGTTCCTGATGAGCGCATTACTACTCACAAAATAGTAGACCATTCAGGAAAGAAAGTTGACCCGATAAGTTTTGATTTCAACAGGTTTTTTAATTCACTTCGTGCTTTTCGGCAGCTAAAACCAATTAATACGGCTAATACGGTGAAAAAGCCCTAACGACTAGAAGTCGCGCGCCACATGCTTCTCCCAAGGGGAGACGCTGCGCGAACAAGTCGGCGGAGCCGACGGCAGTCGCTTTATGCCGGGGAACCCTTTCGGCAGTCGCTCATGGGGGAAACCCCCAAGACCGCGCTGCCTCACCACCGCGCTGCCTCCCCAACGCAGTGGCTTGGCTACACAAACGTTCGCGTAGCGTCCCGTAGGGATAGTCTGCCTGCGCGAACTAAATACATAAACATAATATTTCTCTGGTTTATTATCATCGTCAAATACTGTGACTTTAGGCATATCTTGACCACTTTTTGAGCCATAAAATGACCGCAGCGTCACGTAATTTCGGCGCATACAGCACACAAGCAGTATAAAGTTGTGAGTCAAATCATGACCGCAGGTTTGATTTGTGAGCCATAATGCGACTACGAGTTTTGTTTGTTCTTGTTTAAAATAGTAAGTATCAAAACATACCTATTTTGGACATAATTTAAACTTTTGTTATAGGATATGCCTCAAAGCGGTCAAGATATGACTCAAAAGTCTTTTTGGCATAAGAATTGAGCCTTCTTTGATGCTTTTGTACGGTGTTAGGGAAACTGCTCACTCTTGTCAAGCGGAATGGCTCTAAAGCATCCCAAAAACGAGGGATAAAGTGGCCGCCTATCTTGTGAGGTATATCTTGTCCTTTTTGTCCTTTTTATCCCTAAAAGCACACTGAGAGTCATTCAGGAAATATCGGGGCATAGGAATTTAGAGCAGCTGCAAAGATACTTGGAAGTGAGCGATGAGCAAGTGTTGGGAGCGGCGGCGGCGCTGTCGATGCTATCACCAGTTTCGGAGGATGTCGGAAAATACCTGATTAACGCTATCAGAAATTCTCAATAACTTTTTGTAGATATTCGGTGGAGGCAACTTCCGCTTGCGATCGCACCACCAAAGTCGGGAACTTTAACGCATCTCGCAACTGGCGATAAAAGTGAATACTGTTTTGTAGCACTTGAGCAATTTCATGCTGATTGTGTTGAGCAGCAATAGTCTGGTAAAAATCTCCAAGCCGGAGTGGAATTTCTTTCTCTAGATTTCTAACTCCACGCGGTAGTCGCCCTGCCTCAACTTTAGCCAATGGTGCTAAAATCTGCGCCCGGAGAAACGCTAAAAAATCAAGGGCTTCAAAGAGTTCACCTCTACCTAATCTAGCGGCGCAGTAGTGTACCCATACCCAAAAGCGGTCTTCAATCCATTGCAAATCAATCGGTGGATAGTGACATGGGTTATTGGCAATAGCTATTGTCAGTAAATTTTCTTGCTCCCACAAAACCACCGGATTTTCTACTCGGTCTGTTGTGAAATCTTGTAAAAGTAAAAACTTTAAATCAACGTGTACTAAAGGATTGTTGTAAAGACAAATTAACAATCTCGGTTCACCGACGTGTTCGCCAGTAAAAGCTGCTAACAATGAACCAAATTGACTGGCAAAATTTTGGCGCTCTTGTAAAATATTTTGGTAATGAACATCATCTACAACAATTATTAAATCTAAATCAGAATACTCATCCATTTCTCCTCTTAAATAAGAGCCAGCGATCGCCACACCTAATAAGCGTTCATCAGTCTGCAACTTTACAAGCATCTTTTCTAAAAAAGAACGCTGTGGTTCGGGAATTGGCATATTATCTTTCATCTGTTGGCTCTGTCAATTGACTAAGTTTTACAATAGCTTGCGTTGATGTCGCTCTATGTGAAGTAAAAAATATAAGTTTAATTGTAATCGCTCAATAAATTGGGGTAAATAGGTTAGCAGGTAGTCCGCCTCCAATTATTGAGCGGATACAGAGAAGCCATGTAGAGGTAAGGGGGGCGGTAATAGGGGTTTAAGAGGGTTGAGTTAAACTACCCAGGAAAAATGTAGATTGGTTTTTTGAAAAGTTATGTAGTACAGATGTAGGCAACTATAACAGGAAAGAAAGGATAAACCATTGAGTGATATGTCCCATACCCTGGGGATTATATATAAATAGAAAGCTGTGGGGTGTGGGACGGTCTAAAACTTTGTGGTGCAAGAGTTACAGCCGTTGGGTTAAAGGGTAACTTTAGGTGTAATTTTGGTGTGTCCGCAGTCCAAGTTAGATTATTAGTGTTTAAAGTAGTGTGGGGTGCTGTACGGTGGATTCTATATTTATAGAATTTATCAAACTTAAATCGCGTTTTTAGCGATATGGGGAATTAGGGATTGGGGATTGGTAAAAATGCCGGGGAAAAATTCTTGAGGGAAAATGGCGATGGCGTAACCGCCCGCCGTAGGCAATCGCTAGTTGAGCGAGTCGCGCCGGGAAGAATGCCAGCGGGGAAAGTCTCACGCCTAAAATTTGGGGCCTGTGCTTTTGTAAGGTGTTAGGGAAACTGCTCACTCTTGTCAAGCGGAATGGCTCTAAAGCATCCCAAAAACGAGGGATAAAGTGGCCGCCTATCTTGTGAGGTATATCTTGTCCTTTTTGTCCTGTTTATCCCTAAAAGCACAAATACACAAACCACTTTAGCAAATTTTAGTTTAATGCCTTTTTTACTGTCTTGTATATTATCTTGAAATAACCTGTAAGCTTCGTTAATGATTTCTAGAGGAGCACTACAACCAACTGGATAAACTTTAATATCAATTGTTGTCGTTAGTCCTAGATTCGATTTGTTTGAGTAACTCGAAATAGTTCTGTTCTGTTTCTCCTTCAACTACAATTAAATAATCATCTCTAGATTCTTGATTAGATAATACCAAATTGATATGAAGTTGGATATAATAAGATATTAAAAAAAATTAAACGCAGATAAACGCAGATAAAGATGGATAATTAAATTGATTTCATCATTCTGTGCAGCCTCGCATAAAATTGGTATAACCCATGAATTGTTATAATAATAAAAATTATACAACTTGATGGGTTAAGTAGCTAGTTTAGCAAGTTAGCCTAATACTTAAACTGTGGTTATGGGCTGATTTAAGCATACAGGCGTGATCAACAAATAGCTTTAAAAAACTATAGCAGTTCTTGTTTAGATGCAATACGGTGTAGGGGCACAGCATTGCTGTGCCCCTACGAATAGATGGAAATTGAGGAAATGCTTTTTGGCTATTGGCTAAAGCTGTAAATTTGCTGTGTCTCCAAGCGATCGCATATTGAAGATGGTACAGTCTTAGGGGCGAATATCTCTCGGTCTAGTTGCACTTGCAAGTTACTCAGGGGATCGCTACCAGGAGAGATGAGAAATTCTACCTTCTGGACGTATGGCAAAGTCACCAGATCATCTAAAATTTGGAATATTGCTTGCAGGTAAGGATGTCCAGTCTGTTCAAACCAATCAGCGTCAGCGACTTTGGCTTGATCAAAGCCGAGATGCACAGTTAAGGATGGTTTGTCAAAAAGTGCGATCGCTAATGGACGCGCTTCTTCCTGTAACAATAAATCATTAATTTTCGCTAAATGCCGCAGTTTCTCTAAACGTTCATAGCGTAGGGTCACTAATTGCGGGTCATCTAGCCAATGAATTGCCACTGTCACCAGATAAGTTTGTAACAGCATGTGACCCAGCTTTTGCGCTTTCGTCGCTAGGTAATAAGAATTGTAGTCAGTGGCCTCAATCAACAGCGGCACACGATCAACAACTTCCAACCCATAGCCCTTAACACCGGCAATTTTTCGGGGGTTATTCGTAATTAGGCGGATTTTTTTAATACCCAAATCCATGAGCATTTGCGCCCCCATACCATAGTCTCGCAGGTCAGCGGGAAAACCTAGACGCTCATTCGCTTCTACCGTATCCAGCCCCATATCCTGCAACGAGTAGGCTTTGAGCTTATTAATTAATCCGATTCCCCGTCCTTCTTGCCGCAGGTAAACAACGACACCTTGACCGGCAGATTCAATCATTTTCAATGCTGCTTGTAGCTGCATTCGACAGTCACAGCGCAAAGAACCCAAAGCATCGCCAGTTAAGCATTCTGAGTGCATCCGCACCATCACCGCTTCATCTTGGAAGGTTGCAGGGTCGCCCTTAACAACTGCTACGTGTTCGTGATTATCCAAGGTGTGGCGATAACCGTAAATGCGGAAATGACCGAATTGGGTGGGTAGTTCGGTAATAGTTTCGCGAATCACCAAGCGATCGTGTTGTAGACGGTAACTAATTAAATCCGCAATGCTAATA includes the following:
- the ribBA gene encoding bifunctional 3,4-dihydroxy-2-butanone-4-phosphate synthase/GTP cyclohydrolase II, which produces MSEPKTTLTFKFDSIDAALADLKAGRVIVVVDDENRENEGDLICAAQFATPDMINFMAVEARGLICLAMTGDRLDELNLPLMVSNITDTNQTAFTVSIDAGPQLGVTTGISAEDRARTIQVALNPATKPEDLRRPGHIFPIRAKQGGVLKRAGHTEAAVDLSRLAGLYPAGVICEIQNSDGSMARLNQLIEYAKTHKLKIISIADLISYRLQHDRLVIRETITELPTQFGHFRIYGYRHTLDNHEHVAVVKGDPATFQDEAVMVRMHSECLTGDALGSLRCDCRMQLQAALKMIESAGQGVVVYLRQEGRGIGLINKLKAYSLQDMGLDTVEANERLGFPADLRDYGMGAQMLMDLGIKKIRLITNNPRKIAGVKGYGLEVVDRVPLLIEATDYNSYYLATKAQKLGHMLLQTYLVTVAIHWLDDPQLVTLRYERLEKLRHLAKINDLLLQEEARPLAIALFDKPSLTVHLGFDQAKVADADWFEQTGHPYLQAIFQILDDLVTLPYVQKVEFLISPGSDPLSNLQVQLDREIFAPKTVPSSICDRLETQQIYSFSQ
- the metH gene encoding methionine synthase, whose translation is MTHPFLERLHSPERPVIVFDGAMGTNLQTQNLTAEDFGGPQYEGCNEYLIHTKPEAVAKVHRDFLAAGADVIETDTFGATSIVLAEYDLADQVYYLNKKAVELAKSVAAEFSTPEKPRFVAGSIGPTTKLPTLGHIDFDTLKASFAEQAEALWDGGVDIFLVETCQDVLQIKAALNGIEEVFARKGERRPLMVSVTMESMGTMLVGTEISAVLTILAPFPIDILGLNCATGPDLMKPHIKYLSEHSPFTVSCVPNAGLPENVGGQAHYRLTPMELRMSLMHFVEDLGVQVIGGCCGTRPEHIQQLAEIAKDLKPKVRQPSLEPAAASIYSTQPYDQDNSFLIVGERLNASGSKKCRDLLNGEDWNGLVSMAREQVKEGAHILDVNVDYVGRDGVRDMHELVSRVVNNVTLPLMLDSTEWEKMEAGLKVAGGKCLLNSTNYEDGEPRFLKVLELAKTYGAGVVIGTIDEDGMARTAEKKFQIAQRAYRQVVEYGIAPTEIFFDTLALPISTGIEEDRENAKATITAIRRIRQELPGCHVILGVSNISFGLNPASRIVLNSVFLHEAMTAGMDAAIVSASKILPLSKISDRHQEICRQLIYDQRRFEGDVCVYDPLGELTTVFAGVTTKRDRSLDASLPVEERLKRHIIDGERIGLEAQLTKALEQYPPLEIINTFLLDGMKVVGELFGSGQMQLPFVLQSAETMKAAVAYLEPFMEKSESGNNAKGTFIIATVKGDVHDIGKNLVDIILSNNGYKVINLGIKQSVENIIQAYEQHKADCIAMSGLLVKSTAFMKENLEAFNEKGITVPVILGGAALTPKFVYEDCQNAYQGKVVYGKDAFSDLHFMDKLMPAKVAGNWQDLQGFLDEVPENGHQPSGENGGKDSHPTRENVDVIKEVDTRRSEAVAIEISRPTPPFWGTQLLQPSDFSLEELFWYLDLQALIAGQWQFRKPKEQSKEEYQAFLAEKVYPVLESWKQRIIEENLLHPQVVYGYFPCQSEGNTLLIYNPKDVETLHATSLQPVTTFEFPRQKSLRRLCIADFFATKESGVIDVFPMQAVTVGDIATEFAQKLFANNQYTDYLYFHGLAVQVAEALAEWTHARIRRELGFGAEEPDNIRDMLAQRYSGSRYSFGYPACPNIQDQYKQLELLGTDRINLYMDESEQLYPEQSTTAIIAYHPVAKYFSA
- a CDS encoding nucleotidyltransferase domain-containing protein — protein: MKDNMPIPEPQRSFLEKMLVKLQTDERLLGVAIAGSYLRGEMDEYSDLDLIIVVDDVHYQNILQERQNFASQFGSLLAAFTGEHVGEPRLLICLYNNPLVHVDLKFLLLQDFTTDRVENPVVLWEQENLLTIAIANNPCHYPPIDLQWIEDRFWVWVHYCAARLGRGELFEALDFLAFLRAQILAPLAKVEAGRLPRGVRNLEKEIPLRLGDFYQTIAAQHNQHEIAQVLQNSIHFYRQLRDALKFPTLVVRSQAEVASTEYLQKVIENF
- a CDS encoding N-acetylmuramoyl-L-alanine amidase; this encodes MRFRDWATRVMLIFLMFAALILALFIGKGAQLKNQTATLNPDDTVWNQYPTVQLQSATASGDKSQSLPKSPQKTNKIVARYTTTQAFARYKPSFAAVAVHPSNYGERYAQDVNGVPVNNQAIIVIHETSNSASSAINFFQTPHSDESVQASYHAMIRQDGTVIYLVPPSKRAFGAANSIFYGVNGAETVQTNPNLPPSVNNFAYHVSLETPPDAWGDSKISTHSGYSEAQYNSLAWLIAQSQVPDERITTHKIVDHSGKKVDPISFDFNRFFNSLRAFRQLKPINTANTVKKP